From the genome of Homalodisca vitripennis isolate AUS2020 chromosome 8, UT_GWSS_2.1, whole genome shotgun sequence, one region includes:
- the LOC124368045 gene encoding zinc metalloproteinase nas-6-like, which translates to MATTAQIPVKGLVCPDQQNLFYPELLSRQYQGDILMPAHDDSRNAITLDNYKWPKGIVPYEFNSTFDDPEEQKTVRKAMDAIESKTCIKFVTRESQAEYISINREKVIKYT; encoded by the exons ATGGCCACTACTGCGCAGATACCAGTTAAG GGGTTGGTGTGTCCAGACCAGCAGAACTTGTTCTACCCTGAGCTGCTGTCACGGCAGTACCAAGGGGACATCCTGATGCCGGCCCACGACGATTCCCGGAATGCCATCACTCTCGATAACTACAAGTGGCCCAAAGGAATCGTTCCTTATGAGTTCAACTCAACGTTTG ATGATCCAGAAGAGCAGAAGACGGTCCGCAAAGCCATGGACGCCATAGAGAGTAAAACCTGTATAAAATTTGTGACGCGAGAAAGTCAAGCGGAATACATCAGCATCAACCGAGAAAAGGTaatcaaatatacttaa